The proteins below come from a single Burkholderia contaminans genomic window:
- a CDS encoding TrfB-related DNA-binding protein, which translates to MQKTRRMTAEQFRLLRMQNTRIKPLNQWALHEIFVKGRSQRAVAAEVGMTGSAMSQLVRKAWQRYLDLPANCTRLTTLTITIPARYEPALQAWVRDAYRLANQNEQDTAT; encoded by the coding sequence ATGCAAAAGACCCGACGCATGACTGCCGAACAGTTCCGTCTGTTGCGCATGCAAAATACACGAATCAAGCCCTTGAACCAGTGGGCCCTGCACGAGATTTTCGTCAAGGGCCGATCGCAGCGGGCTGTGGCGGCGGAAGTCGGCATGACGGGTTCCGCGATGTCGCAGCTTGTACGTAAGGCGTGGCAGCGGTATCTGGATCTACCGGCAAACTGCACGCGCCTCACCACCCTCACGATCACGATCCCGGCCAGATATGAGCCCGCACTCCAGGCATGGGTGCGGGATGCATATCGATTGGCGAATCAGAATGAACAAGATACGGCAACCTGA
- a CDS encoding T6SS effector phospholipase Tle3 domain-containing protein, whose translation MPDAAAPRPDPPQIIVGRSDGVSMWTKGTRLICIKQLPLPGIVIFVHGVNSEGEWFEAAEQGLCDGLNRRLGRLDDQLEYRGIDAGQLVPAKYTESVTPDGFLNPKLWAGDYIKPDPSFSPVIHFRWGYRATAEELKEYGDKIFLNEKDYWGGGPFTNGCASLPDLWQGGLDDRAAGWITVQGINPTNRPLYRAPPRAYGVLAALRLAKLIESIRRMQADVPITVVCHSQGNIVGLTAAFFGDALPDVEDPWGRSGHCVADAYVLANAPYSLARADGPNPSDTFMDTWSQRATKDGDGRRGRQTYAARTKTFGKFLSIIGTRKAYELSADKIDEDMANERVSPTSNKSYAAQDDRVRHGLNGSTYGRVTAYCCPHDQVISAITVQGIGWRGIDKHELNDIGVPGVLTQRVFASGFHVGVQEQYRYREDDWRYVQKGATSGFWYPPSPPAKFNLIGALKGNESVFGVAATLASAPIMFFVTQISSALNMFRVNANPPEGWTVVADAPALDEPFTPKASRFGKPIKTTDGDATSDFNEGNDPPAAWRDANKSEADKRADDPYDQYNAKNDDSVAQGTAESEAGQRYEDRALMRMEARRTLNTEWLDGDGHVIGEDGKSEMPEGYKEWRDQQIVDWLDRGAINSPTNHSTTMTNPEHAKKALAYDVAIGVCYLTPEQLYDLRIEADWRMGDGIPLDIPNKTYADYFASGTLYRTPLQEWIHADKSEGKMPSAIVDEREGQLYLKVGGAV comes from the coding sequence ATGCCCGACGCGGCTGCGCCGCGCCCGGATCCACCTCAGATCATCGTCGGCCGGAGCGACGGCGTCTCGATGTGGACGAAAGGCACTCGGCTGATCTGCATCAAGCAACTTCCGTTGCCCGGTATCGTCATCTTCGTGCATGGGGTGAACTCCGAAGGCGAGTGGTTCGAGGCCGCCGAGCAAGGATTGTGCGATGGCCTGAACCGCCGGCTCGGGCGGCTGGACGACCAACTGGAGTATCGCGGCATCGATGCCGGGCAACTGGTGCCCGCGAAGTACACGGAAAGCGTGACGCCGGACGGGTTTCTGAATCCCAAGCTCTGGGCCGGCGACTACATCAAGCCCGATCCGTCGTTTTCACCGGTCATTCATTTCCGGTGGGGCTATCGGGCGACAGCCGAGGAACTCAAGGAATACGGCGACAAGATTTTCCTGAACGAGAAGGACTATTGGGGCGGCGGTCCGTTCACGAACGGCTGTGCGAGCCTGCCCGATCTCTGGCAAGGCGGCCTCGACGACCGGGCGGCCGGGTGGATAACCGTGCAGGGCATCAATCCGACCAATCGGCCGCTGTATCGCGCGCCGCCCCGCGCGTATGGCGTGCTCGCGGCGTTGCGCCTTGCGAAGTTGATCGAGTCGATCCGCCGCATGCAGGCCGACGTACCGATTACTGTCGTGTGCCATAGCCAGGGCAACATCGTGGGCCTGACTGCGGCGTTCTTCGGCGATGCGCTACCCGATGTCGAAGATCCGTGGGGGCGTAGCGGGCATTGCGTGGCAGACGCCTACGTGCTGGCGAATGCGCCGTATAGCCTTGCGCGTGCAGATGGTCCGAATCCATCCGATACGTTCATGGATACGTGGTCGCAACGCGCGACCAAGGACGGCGATGGCCGTCGCGGACGGCAGACCTACGCCGCGCGCACGAAAACGTTCGGCAAGTTTCTGTCGATCATTGGCACTCGGAAGGCCTATGAACTTTCCGCAGACAAGATCGATGAAGACATGGCGAACGAACGGGTATCGCCGACCAGCAACAAGTCTTATGCCGCACAAGACGATCGGGTACGCCACGGCCTGAACGGATCGACGTATGGTCGCGTCACCGCGTATTGCTGTCCGCACGATCAGGTGATTTCTGCGATCACGGTTCAAGGCATCGGCTGGCGCGGCATCGACAAGCACGAGCTGAACGATATCGGTGTCCCCGGCGTGCTGACGCAGCGCGTCTTTGCCTCCGGCTTCCACGTCGGCGTGCAGGAGCAATATCGGTATCGGGAAGATGACTGGCGGTATGTACAGAAGGGAGCGACGTCGGGATTCTGGTATCCGCCTTCACCGCCTGCCAAATTCAATCTCATCGGTGCACTCAAGGGAAACGAGTCCGTGTTCGGGGTGGCGGCCACGCTTGCATCCGCGCCGATCATGTTTTTCGTGACCCAGATCAGCTCGGCATTGAATATGTTCCGCGTGAACGCCAATCCGCCGGAGGGTTGGACGGTGGTGGCGGACGCGCCGGCACTCGACGAACCGTTTACGCCGAAGGCGTCGCGGTTCGGCAAGCCCATCAAAACAACGGACGGCGACGCGACAAGCGACTTCAACGAAGGCAACGATCCGCCGGCCGCATGGCGCGACGCAAACAAGAGCGAGGCAGACAAGCGCGCGGACGATCCCTACGACCAGTACAACGCGAAGAACGACGATAGCGTCGCGCAAGGTACGGCGGAGAGCGAAGCCGGACAGCGTTACGAGGACCGCGCGTTGATGCGGATGGAGGCGCGGCGAACGCTGAATACGGAATGGCTCGATGGTGATGGCCACGTGATCGGCGAAGACGGCAAGAGCGAAATGCCGGAGGGCTACAAGGAATGGCGCGATCAACAGATTGTCGATTGGCTCGATCGTGGGGCGATCAACAGCCCGACGAACCATTCCACGACGATGACTAATCCGGAGCATGCGAAAAAGGCGCTTGCGTACGATGTGGCGATCGGGGTTTGCTATTTGACGCCCGAGCAACTCTATGACTTGCGGATTGAGGCGGATTGGCGGATGGGGGACGGGATTCCTCTAGATATTCCGAACAAGACGTATGCCGACTACTTTGCATCGGGCACTCTCTATAGAACGCCTCTTCAAGAATGGATACATGCAGATAAAAGCGAAGGCAAGATGCCGAGCGCGATCGTGGATGAGCGTGAAGGTCAGCTTTATTTGAAGGTCGGGGGTGCTGTATGA
- a CDS encoding MFS transporter, whose product MKANEWDTSYEWKAVTLLALGFGLVGLDRWLIAPLFPSIMKDLNLNAQDVGNCIGVLGLSWGIFAALMGGISDKIGRRKVLIPAIVAFSLLSGFSGLAGGLLGLMAIRGLMGVAEGSFCPTSFAATADASHPRRRGLNLGLQQSGFALFGLALSPIIATQLLGFVSWRWVFALVAVPGLILGAIMFFVIREPKVTKAVASEHAPASLGHVLKSRNILVAMAALCCAMTGVFVLGALLPLYLTDYLALGTQKMGLVVSAIGFGGFLGQFGLPGLSDLVGRRLASIVGFAGTAVMLYLFRGLGPQPLALFGVLFVASFFTLGLVSLLSGPVATEAAPIGLVSTSIGVVVGVGEIFGGGIAPALGGYVAAHFGIQNILWLPMCAVMLGIVVSLLLKETAPAVLQRRVAVQPELAAGEQSR is encoded by the coding sequence ATGAAAGCAAACGAGTGGGATACCTCATACGAGTGGAAGGCGGTCACGCTGCTGGCGCTCGGCTTCGGGCTGGTCGGCCTCGATCGCTGGCTGATCGCGCCGCTGTTCCCTTCGATCATGAAGGACCTCAACCTGAACGCGCAGGACGTCGGCAACTGCATCGGCGTGCTCGGCCTGTCGTGGGGCATCTTCGCGGCGCTGATGGGCGGCATCTCCGACAAGATCGGCCGCCGGAAGGTGCTGATTCCGGCCATCGTCGCGTTCTCGCTGCTGTCGGGCTTCTCGGGGCTCGCGGGCGGCCTGCTCGGCCTGATGGCGATTCGCGGCCTGATGGGCGTCGCGGAGGGCTCGTTCTGCCCGACGAGCTTCGCCGCGACGGCCGACGCATCGCATCCGCGGCGGCGCGGGCTGAACCTCGGCCTGCAGCAAAGCGGCTTCGCGCTGTTCGGGCTCGCGCTGTCGCCGATCATCGCGACGCAGCTGCTCGGCTTCGTGTCGTGGCGGTGGGTCTTTGCGCTCGTCGCCGTGCCCGGCCTGATCCTCGGCGCGATCATGTTCTTCGTGATCCGCGAGCCGAAGGTCACGAAGGCCGTCGCGTCGGAGCATGCGCCGGCATCGCTCGGCCACGTGCTCAAGAGCCGCAACATCCTCGTCGCGATGGCCGCGTTGTGCTGCGCGATGACGGGCGTATTCGTGCTCGGCGCGCTGTTGCCGCTGTACCTGACCGACTACCTGGCGCTCGGCACGCAGAAGATGGGCCTCGTCGTGTCCGCGATCGGCTTCGGCGGTTTTCTGGGGCAGTTCGGGTTGCCGGGCCTGTCGGACCTGGTCGGCCGTCGCCTCGCGAGCATCGTCGGTTTCGCGGGAACGGCCGTGATGCTCTACCTCTTCCGCGGCCTCGGCCCGCAGCCGCTCGCATTGTTCGGGGTGCTGTTCGTTGCGTCGTTCTTCACGCTCGGGCTGGTGTCGCTGCTGTCCGGCCCGGTGGCGACGGAGGCTGCGCCCATCGGGCTCGTGTCGACGTCGATCGGCGTGGTGGTCGGTGTCGGCGAGATCTTCGGCGGCGGCATCGCGCCGGCGCTGGGCGGCTACGTCGCCGCCCACTTTGGCATCCAGAACATCCTGTGGCTGCCGATGTGCGCGGTCATGCTGGGCATCGTGGTCAGCCTGCTGCTGAAGGAAACCGCGCCGGCCGTGCTGCAGCGCCGCGTGGCCGTGCAACCGGAACTCGCGGCGGGCGAGCAATCGCGGTAA
- a CDS encoding PAAR domain-containing protein: MRGIIRVEDTHTHGGRVEAGARKSTVMGRAVARSGDPCSCPIHGACEIAEGDAAFKVEGRDAAFDGHKTSCGATLISSLHTSGRV; this comes from the coding sequence ATGCGGGGAATTATCCGGGTAGAAGATACGCATACCCACGGCGGCCGGGTCGAAGCCGGCGCCCGAAAAAGCACGGTGATGGGGCGCGCGGTCGCTCGTAGCGGCGACCCATGCTCGTGTCCGATTCATGGCGCTTGCGAGATTGCCGAAGGCGACGCGGCCTTCAAGGTCGAAGGTCGAGACGCTGCCTTCGATGGTCACAAGACTTCATGCGGCGCGACCTTGATTTCTTCACTTCACACTTCCGGGCGAGTTTGA
- a CDS encoding LysR family transcriptional regulator: MDRFLSIEAFVRVAEASSFAEAARQLGVTSSVVTNRIQQLEKFVNAPLFHRSTRHVRLSEVGEAFYRECAEVVGRVNELTDQMRELRATPTGRLRIQMLPGFALDHFGAPLMEFNRRYPGIQLDVIVNDRVVDPVEEGFDIAFQIFPPISESLIERRLFTVRRLFCASPAYLDAHGAPQHPRDLLQHTTALYSGYPSRNRWTMTRGDEVVEMELPGMIRSNSVHLLREYALSGGGVVCLPTLVASEALVAGRLVPILTDFQLAPLSFAAVYPATQRQALKVKALVEFLAETIGDESPWDRPLLERGWVR; encoded by the coding sequence ATGGACCGGTTCCTGAGCATCGAGGCATTCGTCAGGGTGGCGGAGGCGAGCAGCTTCGCCGAGGCGGCGCGGCAGCTCGGCGTGACCAGCTCGGTCGTGACGAACCGCATCCAGCAGCTCGAGAAGTTCGTCAACGCGCCGCTGTTCCATCGCAGCACGCGCCACGTGCGCCTGTCCGAAGTGGGCGAGGCGTTCTATCGCGAGTGCGCGGAGGTGGTGGGGCGCGTCAACGAGCTGACGGACCAGATGCGCGAACTGCGTGCGACGCCGACCGGCCGGCTGCGCATCCAGATGCTGCCCGGTTTCGCGCTCGATCACTTCGGTGCGCCGCTGATGGAATTCAACCGGCGCTACCCGGGCATCCAGCTCGACGTCATCGTCAATGATCGTGTCGTGGACCCTGTCGAAGAAGGGTTCGACATCGCGTTCCAGATCTTTCCGCCGATCTCCGAGTCGCTGATCGAACGGCGGCTGTTCACCGTCAGGCGCCTCTTCTGCGCGTCGCCCGCGTACCTCGACGCGCATGGTGCGCCACAACATCCACGCGACTTGCTGCAGCACACCACCGCGCTGTATTCAGGCTATCCGTCGCGCAACCGCTGGACGATGACGCGCGGCGACGAAGTCGTCGAAATGGAGCTGCCGGGCATGATCCGCTCGAACTCCGTGCACCTGCTGCGCGAGTACGCGCTGTCGGGCGGCGGCGTCGTGTGCCTGCCGACGCTGGTGGCGAGCGAGGCGCTCGTCGCCGGCCGGCTGGTGCCCATCCTGACCGACTTCCAGCTCGCGCCGCTGAGCTTTGCCGCGGTTTATCCCGCAACGCAGCGACAGGCGCTGAAAGTGAAGGCGCTGGTCGAATTTCTCGCGGAAACCATCGGCGACGAATCGCCGTGGGATCGCCCGCTCCTGGAGCGCGGCTGGGTGCGTTGA
- a CDS encoding virulence factor encodes MKMLIATWPRRVAVAVSTWLIATVLMASLMTHVEQPDPAHLEIGDWMKRFVVVPGLAALMVFLFTTVLMRPARATPVREHATLTADEPAKPFVAQVVGLMWLNPLQRMDYPTQWQLLWTQGLAAPNKTDDMVRTDAKSFTTLQSVAGIAYGNDGKETIKGFYAKYVDKFILLVRTRYFSNAKYFYNVGSQSQQNWRELAGIHVEVAIPPRLDLAFAKSRVVDRMMNFFEIGPPSPKTLWSRDTPPDVQITQGGANAGFTSLNKALDYLQANPDKSVWVVNWDAPNFPPTDAQINENLVVLFLAGPTFNTEREPLAWIGKAATGNTLDFSQKVGTTRAVQAWKATIDQAARNAGVAVTNLSYIVHDAGAGSDAASSRIAALAQTLTETLPEYDHQKQTFNTAALLGDMGTGSALTDVALAIGRINHFGGNALVAGTTDPDHPVAVVVRPPSKLTPIDPDKDWFRARGGNNAYLPWWGRRHDTNYGMQGYSW; translated from the coding sequence ATGAAGATGCTGATCGCTACATGGCCGCGACGTGTCGCCGTCGCCGTTTCGACATGGTTGATCGCAACCGTGCTCATGGCCTCGCTGATGACGCACGTAGAACAACCTGACCCGGCCCATTTGGAAATAGGAGATTGGATGAAGCGATTCGTTGTCGTGCCCGGCTTGGCTGCACTCATGGTGTTTCTGTTCACCACCGTCCTAATGCGTCCAGCACGGGCCACGCCTGTCCGGGAGCATGCCACGCTAACCGCCGATGAGCCGGCAAAGCCGTTCGTCGCGCAGGTTGTTGGCCTGATGTGGTTGAATCCCTTGCAACGTATGGACTACCCCACCCAATGGCAATTATTGTGGACACAGGGACTGGCCGCGCCAAACAAGACCGACGATATGGTTCGCACCGATGCGAAATCCTTTACTACCTTGCAGTCTGTAGCGGGGATCGCATACGGCAACGACGGCAAGGAGACGATCAAGGGCTTCTACGCCAAGTACGTGGACAAGTTCATCTTGCTGGTGCGTACCAGATATTTTAGTAACGCGAAGTACTTCTACAATGTGGGATCCCAAAGCCAGCAGAACTGGCGTGAACTCGCTGGTATACACGTCGAAGTTGCCATTCCACCCCGACTTGATCTGGCCTTTGCCAAGTCACGCGTGGTCGATCGGATGATGAATTTCTTCGAAATCGGCCCGCCGTCACCCAAGACGCTTTGGAGCCGCGACACGCCCCCCGACGTGCAAATCACCCAAGGCGGCGCAAACGCAGGCTTTACATCGCTGAACAAGGCACTGGACTACTTGCAGGCGAACCCCGACAAGAGCGTCTGGGTAGTGAACTGGGACGCACCCAACTTCCCGCCCACGGATGCACAGATCAACGAGAACCTTGTCGTGCTGTTCCTCGCCGGCCCAACCTTCAACACCGAGCGTGAACCCCTTGCCTGGATCGGCAAGGCGGCAACCGGCAACACACTCGATTTTTCGCAGAAGGTCGGCACGACCCGCGCCGTGCAGGCGTGGAAGGCAACCATTGATCAGGCCGCTCGCAATGCTGGCGTCGCGGTCACGAACCTGAGTTACATCGTCCACGACGCAGGTGCAGGCAGCGATGCAGCGTCGTCACGCATTGCCGCGCTCGCTCAGACGTTGACAGAGACACTTCCCGAATACGACCACCAAAAGCAGACATTCAACACAGCCGCCCTACTCGGCGACATGGGAACCGGCAGCGCATTGACCGACGTCGCGCTCGCGATCGGCCGGATCAATCACTTCGGCGGCAACGCACTCGTCGCCGGCACGACCGATCCGGATCACCCGGTCGCGGTCGTCGTCCGGCCACCGTCGAAGCTCACGCCGATCGACCCCGACAAGGACTGGTTCCGCGCACGCGGCGGCAACAATGCTTACCTGCCGTGGTGGGGACGCCGACACGACACAAATTACGGCATGCAGGGCTATTCATGGTGA
- a CDS encoding hydroxyquinol 1,2-dioxygenase, which yields MATLDTLDTSAGFAADLVQATEADAVTGYRRFRLGAFEFQRDEYFVKISWPAKGQTRTHAMPADAFLRAMMRDVAWGFFYGWVNFDHVFGTRNHYGKVDMYAGTFNGILKDAGVDYTETFETPTIMATFKAMLHDWTNEGFDPFAAPEETGTAFGRKHGENGSAIERTRIATRRMPGLEGDSPLRDDLPVNRAFLDVAQDEPEVHVEPGFEGELHAFNLFKYLSRSDVTWNPSVTSVCGRSLFCPTTEEFILPVFHGNDRVEWFLQLSDEIVWDIGDKNTGAPRARVTMRAGDICAMPADIRHQGYSTKRSMLLVWENATPNLPQRYESGELPPYPIAF from the coding sequence ATGGCCACGCTCGACACCCTCGACACTTCCGCAGGCTTCGCCGCCGATCTGGTGCAAGCCACCGAAGCCGACGCCGTTACCGGCTACCGCCGCTTCCGGCTCGGCGCATTCGAATTCCAGCGCGACGAATATTTCGTGAAGATCAGCTGGCCCGCGAAAGGCCAGACCCGCACGCACGCGATGCCGGCGGACGCGTTCCTGCGCGCGATGATGCGCGACGTGGCGTGGGGATTCTTCTACGGCTGGGTGAACTTCGACCACGTGTTCGGCACGCGCAATCACTACGGCAAGGTGGACATGTATGCGGGCACCTTCAACGGCATCCTGAAGGATGCCGGCGTGGACTACACCGAGACCTTCGAAACGCCCACGATCATGGCGACCTTCAAGGCGATGCTGCACGACTGGACGAACGAAGGCTTCGATCCGTTCGCGGCGCCCGAGGAAACCGGCACGGCGTTCGGGCGCAAGCACGGCGAGAACGGCTCGGCGATCGAGCGTACGCGGATCGCGACGCGCCGCATGCCGGGCCTCGAAGGCGATTCGCCGCTGCGCGACGACCTGCCGGTCAACCGCGCGTTCCTCGACGTCGCGCAGGACGAACCGGAGGTGCATGTCGAGCCGGGATTCGAAGGCGAGCTGCACGCGTTCAACCTGTTCAAGTACCTGTCGCGTTCGGACGTGACGTGGAATCCGTCGGTCACGTCGGTGTGCGGGCGCAGCCTGTTCTGCCCGACCACCGAGGAATTCATCCTGCCGGTGTTCCATGGCAACGACCGCGTCGAATGGTTCCTGCAACTGTCCGACGAAATCGTGTGGGACATCGGCGACAAGAACACCGGTGCGCCGCGCGCACGCGTGACGATGCGCGCCGGCGACATCTGCGCGATGCCCGCCGACATCCGGCATCAGGGCTACTCCACGAAGCGGTCGATGCTGCTGGTCTGGGAAAACGCGACACCGAACCTGCCGCAGCGCTACGAGAGCGGCGAGCTCCCGCCGTATCCGATCGCGTTCTGA
- a CDS encoding type VI secretion system Vgr family protein, which yields MLALHHADIREGLISGIDGQLTCVSTHAHLSPALFLGLPVSVRLTTDRGGIRAINAIVHDARAGQSDGELTVYQLHVCDALSLMDRRTNARMFRSCSVVDILATLMNEWKHRSPALAQAFDFDLSALRAERYPVRELTRQVNESDARFIRRLLRRDGITVFAKAGPIGGASGMPDERPVHTLLFCDDPYRLAEAPAGTLRIHPRDAGVEQRDTVTLFACCQSLSSGKVSRPSWDYKKARVDESTTVTGIDQGESGNDLAHLLTDVAIDIPHVGDSWSDHDRITRDRMLAHQFEAVRHEGISSVRDMPVGHWFTLTGDPELDMKPADHRQFVVTSVRHDIWNNLPKILAGRVNGLFAASRHLAQVVPPAPADASERTDTRYENSFTCVRRGVPLKPSYDPRIDVPPVHLLTGTIVGTQGEEVFCDEAGRVRVQIHGYDPVDHAHAQGAGTTGLAGDSAPIRVGASLAGKHFGALFLPRVGMEVLLGSLSGDPDRLVIIGILSNGANPPATFSDTGSLPGNRYLSGIKTKEIKGHRYNQLRLDDTPSQISAQLASEHAHSQLNLGYLTQPRNDGHGSDRGEGAELRTDAAAALRAAQGMLLTTYARSHATGGQLDRDELIRLLDQCTALFESLGDYAGQHGGQSADTGGQDNLVSAFRHWKPGGSESRATGDASAFMAFGAQAGSLNVTPKTHVMYAGENIDQIAQQHMQITSGERINLHAGHGVAMFAHSNGVSAIANQGKVAIQSQNDDTQIESGKNIRLTAADGKLAGTASDEVVFVTSGGAYLKLHGGDIELGCPGKFTVKSNGHAWDGPASMGVDLPTFDQRALGRVPKLVRPTDGNAAPGFEGQVRTASGTLSDLTTDMAGELPEVDTDRFERLAVQFTKKNV from the coding sequence CTGCTGGCGCTCCATCACGCCGATATTCGCGAAGGGTTGATATCGGGGATCGACGGGCAACTGACCTGCGTGTCCACCCACGCGCATCTATCGCCAGCGCTGTTTCTCGGTCTGCCCGTGTCGGTCCGGCTGACGACCGATCGGGGCGGCATACGAGCGATCAATGCGATCGTGCACGACGCGCGAGCCGGTCAATCCGACGGTGAACTGACCGTGTACCAGTTGCACGTGTGCGACGCCCTGTCGCTGATGGACCGCCGCACGAACGCCCGCATGTTCCGATCGTGCAGCGTGGTCGACATTCTGGCGACGCTGATGAACGAGTGGAAACATCGCAGCCCCGCACTCGCGCAGGCATTCGATTTCGACCTGTCGGCATTGCGGGCCGAACGCTATCCGGTGCGCGAACTGACACGGCAGGTGAACGAGTCCGACGCGCGCTTCATCCGGCGTCTGTTGCGTCGGGATGGCATCACGGTATTTGCGAAAGCCGGACCGATCGGCGGGGCGAGCGGCATGCCCGACGAACGCCCGGTCCACACGCTCCTGTTTTGCGATGATCCCTATCGCCTGGCGGAAGCGCCGGCCGGCACCCTCCGCATCCATCCACGCGATGCCGGCGTCGAACAACGCGACACGGTGACGCTCTTTGCATGCTGCCAAAGCCTGTCGTCCGGCAAAGTCAGCCGTCCGTCGTGGGACTACAAGAAAGCCCGTGTAGACGAATCCACGACCGTCACCGGCATCGATCAGGGCGAGTCGGGGAACGACCTTGCGCACCTGCTGACCGACGTCGCGATCGACATTCCGCACGTCGGCGATTCGTGGAGCGATCACGATCGCATCACGCGCGACCGGATGCTCGCGCATCAGTTCGAAGCCGTACGCCATGAAGGCATCAGCAGCGTGCGCGACATGCCGGTCGGTCACTGGTTCACGTTGACCGGCGACCCCGAGCTGGATATGAAGCCCGCCGATCATCGCCAGTTTGTCGTCACGTCGGTTCGGCACGATATCTGGAACAACCTGCCGAAGATCCTGGCAGGTCGCGTGAACGGGCTGTTCGCGGCAAGCCGTCACCTGGCGCAAGTCGTTCCGCCGGCACCGGCCGATGCATCGGAACGAACGGACACGCGCTATGAGAACAGTTTCACGTGCGTGCGACGCGGCGTGCCGCTCAAGCCTTCCTACGATCCGCGAATCGATGTGCCGCCGGTTCACCTGCTCACCGGTACGATCGTCGGCACACAAGGCGAGGAAGTGTTTTGCGATGAGGCCGGCCGCGTGCGCGTGCAGATTCACGGCTACGACCCGGTCGATCACGCCCACGCGCAAGGCGCCGGAACGACCGGCCTGGCCGGCGACAGTGCGCCGATTCGCGTCGGCGCAAGCCTGGCGGGGAAACACTTCGGCGCGCTTTTCCTGCCTCGGGTCGGGATGGAGGTTTTGCTGGGCAGCCTGTCGGGCGATCCGGACCGTCTGGTGATCATCGGGATTTTGAGCAACGGTGCGAACCCGCCCGCGACCTTCAGCGATACCGGTTCGCTACCCGGCAACCGTTACCTGTCCGGGATCAAGACCAAGGAAATCAAGGGCCATCGGTACAACCAGCTTCGCCTGGACGATACGCCGTCGCAAATTTCGGCGCAGTTGGCGAGCGAACATGCGCACTCCCAATTGAATCTCGGCTATCTGACGCAGCCCCGTAACGATGGACACGGGAGCGACCGGGGTGAAGGCGCGGAACTGCGCACCGACGCCGCTGCGGCGTTGCGCGCCGCCCAGGGCATGCTGTTGACGACCTATGCGCGGTCGCACGCGACCGGTGGTCAGCTCGATCGCGACGAGCTGATCCGCTTGCTCGACCAATGCACGGCGTTGTTCGAGTCGCTCGGAGATTACGCCGGCCAGCATGGCGGGCAATCCGCCGACACGGGCGGCCAGGACAACCTCGTCAGCGCATTCCGTCACTGGAAACCCGGCGGTTCGGAATCCCGTGCCACGGGTGACGCATCCGCGTTCATGGCGTTCGGCGCGCAAGCGGGGTCGCTGAACGTCACGCCGAAAACGCACGTCATGTATGCGGGCGAGAACATCGATCAGATTGCGCAACAACACATGCAGATCACGAGCGGCGAGCGGATCAATCTGCATGCCGGGCATGGCGTCGCGATGTTCGCGCACAGCAACGGCGTATCGGCGATCGCGAATCAGGGGAAAGTGGCCATTCAATCGCAGAACGACGACACGCAGATCGAGTCCGGAAAAAACATTCGGTTGACTGCCGCCGACGGGAAGCTTGCTGGCACGGCAAGCGACGAAGTCGTATTCGTCACGTCCGGCGGCGCGTATCTCAAGCTGCATGGCGGCGATATCGAACTGGGATGCCCCGGCAAGTTCACCGTGAAGTCGAACGGTCATGCATGGGACGGCCCCGCAAGCATGGGCGTCGACTTGCCGACATTCGATCAACGTGCGCTCGGCCGCGTCCCGAAGCTGGTCCGCCCAACGGACGGTAACGCGGCACCGGGGTTCGAAGGACAGGTTCGAACGGCATCGGGAACACTGTCGGATTTGACGACCGACATGGCCGGGGAACTGCCTGAGGTCGATACCGACCGGTTCGAGAGGCTGGCGGTGCAGTTCACCAAGAAGAATGTTTAA